In Novipirellula caenicola, a single window of DNA contains:
- a CDS encoding hydrogenase maturation nickel metallochaperone HypA, whose product MHELSIAIRIIDIAEEESRKHDDACVMAVHLKIGCMSGVVIEALLSAFEIAREETLLAHAELKIEALPVKVRCPKCDCEQLADSIQCLCCSVCRTLSPEITQGRELEVVAVELEPLETVQ is encoded by the coding sequence ATGCACGAATTATCGATCGCCATCCGTATCATCGACATCGCGGAGGAAGAGTCGCGGAAACACGACGACGCCTGCGTGATGGCGGTGCACCTAAAAATCGGCTGCATGTCCGGAGTGGTGATCGAGGCGTTGTTGTCGGCGTTCGAGATCGCGAGAGAAGAGACGCTGCTGGCCCACGCGGAACTGAAAATCGAAGCGTTGCCGGTGAAAGTGCGCTGTCCAAAGTGTGATTGCGAGCAATTGGCAGATTCGATTCAGTGTTTGTGTTGCAGTGTTTGTCGAACGCTCTCGCCCGAAATCACCCAGGGCCGTGAATTGGAGGTGGTCGCGGTGGAATTGGAACCTCTGGAGACAGTGCAATGA
- the hypB gene encoding hydrogenase nickel incorporation protein HypB, with protein MTDPALHRSTAGVATRLVQVRTKILKQNDVVARRLRQCFHQNGVYVVSLVSSPGSGKTMLLEQTLTMMRQRGHRVAALVGDLATENDAARLKRAEVPVRQITTGTVCHLEAEMLEKTLAGWQLNELDYLFVENVGNLVCPATYDLGEDLRLVLFSTTEGEDKPLKYPTIFNTADMAVITKMDLAEVVEFDAEAAHRNIHAVRPEMEILELSAKSGAGMQQWLQCLEAHRAASASAST; from the coding sequence ATGACCGATCCAGCCCTGCATCGATCGACGGCCGGTGTCGCAACAAGGCTGGTTCAAGTTCGCACCAAAATACTGAAGCAAAACGACGTCGTGGCTCGCCGTCTGCGACAATGTTTTCACCAGAATGGCGTGTATGTTGTCAGTTTGGTATCGAGTCCAGGTTCGGGGAAAACCATGTTGCTCGAACAGACCCTAACCATGATGCGGCAACGTGGGCACCGCGTGGCGGCGTTAGTCGGTGACCTTGCGACCGAAAACGACGCTGCAAGACTCAAGCGTGCCGAAGTGCCCGTGCGGCAAATTACCACCGGTACCGTTTGCCATTTGGAAGCCGAAATGCTGGAAAAGACGCTGGCGGGCTGGCAACTCAACGAACTTGATTACTTGTTCGTTGAGAACGTTGGAAACCTCGTTTGTCCTGCGACGTATGACTTGGGAGAAGATCTGCGTTTGGTGTTGTTCTCTACAACCGAAGGCGAAGACAAACCGCTGAAATATCCGACCATCTTTAACACCGCCGACATGGCGGTGATCACCAAAATGGATTTGGCCGAAGTGGTCGAGTTTGATGCCGAAGCTGCCCACAGGAATATTCATGCGGTTCGACCCGAGATGGAGATTCTGGAATTGTCTGCCAAGTCGGGCGCCGGCATGCAGCAGTGGCTGCAATGTTTGGAAGCTCACCGAGCGGCGTCCGCCTCGGCGTCGACATGA
- a CDS encoding carboxymuconolactone decarboxylase family protein: MPHVKPLDSSNAPEDSQPILNAIEKKFGQSLNIFNTLAYQPDVLGGVTQINDGIQNDLPGKLRELAYFKASQVNGCEYCSHYHKQAAKKAGASDAQIKDIDNYDTSDAFDEQEKAVLMYAEQLTKTAQVDPATVAKLKEFLDEKQLVTLAATVALANFTNRINHALDIQLP, from the coding sequence ATGCCACATGTCAAACCGCTTGATTCCTCCAACGCGCCCGAGGATTCCCAACCCATCTTGAACGCGATCGAGAAAAAGTTCGGTCAATCACTGAATATTTTCAACACGCTGGCCTATCAACCAGACGTGCTCGGCGGAGTGACGCAAATCAACGATGGCATCCAAAACGATCTGCCTGGCAAACTACGCGAACTCGCCTATTTCAAAGCATCGCAAGTCAATGGATGCGAGTACTGTTCGCATTATCATAAGCAAGCGGCGAAGAAGGCGGGGGCATCGGATGCTCAGATCAAGGACATCGACAACTATGACACTAGCGATGCGTTTGATGAGCAAGAAAAGGCGGTGCTGATGTATGCCGAGCAATTGACCAAGACGGCTCAGGTCGATCCGGCCACCGTTGCAAAATTGAAAGAGTTCTTGGATGAGAAGCAATTGGTCACGCTCGCTGCGACCGTGGCGCTAGCGAACTTCACCAATCGTATCAATCATGCATTGGATATTCAGTTGCCATGA
- a CDS encoding NAD(P)/FAD-dependent oxidoreductase: MSSAHFDLIVIGTGPSASTVAKKTRAEGKRVAVIEEREFGGTCALRGCNPKKVYVNAADLIDRVVGGRGKLVDYEQLRIDWQQLLQFKKTFTDPVIEKSEASYRKKGIETFSGTASFAAADTVRVGSQALTSERFFVGTGARPRPLGIPGESLVLHSGDFLELSEIPKRVVFIGGGYISMEFACVVARYGAHVTVLQHGDQILSSFDKDLVTQLSDYCAEHQIEIQTRSEVTAVQQRSDQSLVVNYKKADQMESIEADLVIHGAGRVPNVDDLDLQAGEVEFGEQGIKVDAFLRSVTNPRVFAAGDCADTGKPRLTPTANEEARVVVKNLFASQSMQQPDYGVIPRVAFTVPSIAAVGMSEAEARKSHDVDVHHEDTSTWGSVRKTGQRCAGYKVLIDKQTNLILGAHLLGPAAEETINLFAMAMKFGLTANDVKSTLFAFPTFASDVRKMV, encoded by the coding sequence ATGAGCTCCGCCCACTTCGACTTGATCGTCATCGGCACCGGCCCTTCCGCTTCGACCGTTGCTAAGAAAACGCGTGCCGAAGGAAAGCGAGTGGCCGTGATTGAAGAGCGAGAATTCGGTGGCACGTGTGCCCTACGGGGCTGTAACCCCAAAAAGGTCTACGTCAACGCGGCCGATTTGATCGATCGTGTCGTCGGCGGCCGCGGGAAGCTTGTCGATTACGAGCAGCTCCGGATTGATTGGCAGCAACTGCTGCAATTCAAGAAAACATTCACCGATCCGGTGATTGAGAAAAGTGAAGCTTCGTACCGAAAAAAGGGAATTGAAACCTTTTCAGGAACGGCTTCGTTTGCGGCTGCCGACACGGTTCGTGTTGGATCGCAAGCGCTGACATCGGAACGGTTCTTTGTAGGCACCGGTGCGCGGCCACGCCCTCTCGGTATCCCAGGCGAGTCATTGGTGCTGCATAGCGGCGATTTTCTCGAACTCTCTGAAATCCCCAAACGCGTCGTGTTCATCGGAGGCGGATACATCTCGATGGAGTTTGCTTGCGTTGTCGCCCGCTATGGTGCCCACGTTACGGTATTGCAGCACGGTGATCAAATCTTGAGCTCCTTTGATAAGGACCTTGTTACGCAGCTGAGTGATTATTGCGCAGAGCACCAGATCGAAATTCAAACTCGATCCGAAGTGACCGCCGTGCAGCAGCGCAGCGATCAATCGTTGGTTGTGAACTACAAAAAAGCCGACCAAATGGAATCAATCGAAGCCGATTTGGTGATTCACGGTGCCGGCCGCGTTCCAAACGTGGATGACCTTGATTTGCAGGCGGGAGAAGTCGAATTTGGCGAACAGGGAATCAAGGTAGATGCGTTTCTGAGAAGTGTTACGAACCCGCGAGTCTTCGCCGCCGGCGATTGTGCGGACACCGGTAAACCACGCTTGACGCCCACGGCCAATGAAGAGGCACGCGTCGTGGTGAAGAATCTGTTTGCCTCGCAATCAATGCAGCAGCCCGATTACGGCGTGATCCCGCGAGTTGCGTTCACGGTTCCTTCGATCGCGGCCGTGGGAATGTCCGAGGCCGAGGCACGAAAGTCCCATGACGTTGATGTGCATCACGAAGACACGTCGACATGGGGCTCGGTGCGTAAAACAGGCCAGCGGTGTGCGGGCTACAAAGTCCTGATTGATAAACAGACCAACTTGATTCTCGGCGCTCATTTGCTTGGGCCCGCCGCCGAAGAAACGATCAATCTGTTTGCCATGGCGATGAAGTTTGGGTTGACCGCGAATGACGTCAAGTCGACCTTGTTTGCCTTTCCCACCTTCGCGTCGGACGTACGCAAAATGGTGTGA
- a CDS encoding PP2C family protein-serine/threonine phosphatase, whose translation MHGQMEIFGTSDIGRHRKTNEDHFMIADLCKSMRVHSTSLALDHRTRLFGETQGRLLLVADGMGGHESGERASQLALDGIVDYVLNTLSWYLLHDDIHEDEDFQKHLKAGLLNCQQLIERDIASAPQREGMGSTLTMAYIAWPRMFVVHVGDSRCYLLRDGTIKQLTRDHTMAEAVLGHHETDESEPDREGPLTNLLWNVLGGKDQPHPDAASYHLQLGDALVLCTDGLTKHLCRKRIAELILSDRPLEEACNQAIQEANDAGGSDNLTIVACRFRKKRPVQEMEAEAEVLIPDTEDNVDETVPVS comes from the coding sequence ATGCATGGACAAATGGAAATCTTTGGCACGAGTGATATCGGTCGCCACCGCAAAACCAACGAAGATCACTTCATGATCGCCGACCTCTGCAAATCGATGCGAGTCCATTCGACTAGCTTGGCGCTTGACCATCGCACCCGTTTGTTTGGCGAAACGCAGGGGCGATTGTTATTGGTTGCCGATGGCATGGGAGGACACGAATCGGGCGAGCGAGCGAGTCAATTGGCACTGGACGGGATTGTCGATTACGTGCTCAATACGCTCAGCTGGTATCTGTTGCACGACGACATCCACGAGGACGAGGATTTTCAAAAACACTTGAAGGCGGGGTTGTTAAATTGCCAACAGTTGATCGAGCGTGACATCGCCTCGGCGCCACAGCGAGAAGGGATGGGGTCGACGCTGACGATGGCTTACATCGCTTGGCCGCGGATGTTTGTCGTCCACGTTGGCGATAGCCGGTGCTATTTGCTGCGTGATGGCACGATCAAACAATTAACGCGAGACCACACGATGGCCGAGGCGGTCTTGGGACACCATGAAACCGACGAATCCGAACCGGATCGCGAAGGGCCGTTGACGAATTTGTTGTGGAATGTGCTGGGCGGAAAAGACCAGCCGCATCCCGATGCAGCGTCCTATCATTTGCAGCTTGGCGATGCGCTAGTGTTGTGCACCGATGGCTTGACCAAACATCTCTGCCGCAAACGGATTGCCGAACTGATATTGAGTGACCGTCCTTTAGAAGAGGCATGCAATCAAGCGATTCAGGAGGCCAACGACGCGGGCGGCAGCGACAACTTGACCATCGTTGCATGCCGCTTTCGAAAAAAGCGGCCGGTCCAAGAAATGGAAGCAGAGGCCGAAGTGTTGATTCCGGATACGGAGGACAACGTCGACGAAACCGTGCCGGTAAGCTGA
- a CDS encoding diguanylate cyclase translates to MTSESSASDSDHDFNFAFSIAKKALQFIGRFKTPPTPNIYEVWYRYAEGRSPEISDHLSGAIDEAQTVSAAQLEALHQRFCQPTDAKLSTQISSKLEEELQELVNAIERQMHAGEQLGDSIDHANRDLTAANVTPEKIKACVAKIIASNATMQSQLDSMQVQLKQSQGQISQLQEELIASRRSTMTDALTGVGNRRCFDALMETAIRNRRTDTAGDAVLMLVDLDGFKYVNDHLGHTVGDTLLKFIAAKIQSAIGDATVTRYGGDEFGVFLRVASADEALQFAETIRNSLANHRFKHQASGQSLPQVTASIGVAILRSDDTQKSWFDRADKLLYCAKENGRNCIRAERQLHRVPLAKHDA, encoded by the coding sequence GTGACCTCCGAATCATCCGCCTCTGACTCAGATCATGATTTCAACTTCGCCTTTTCGATCGCCAAAAAAGCCCTGCAATTCATCGGCCGATTCAAGACACCTCCCACTCCGAATATTTACGAGGTGTGGTACCGATACGCCGAAGGACGAAGCCCCGAGATTTCGGATCATTTGAGCGGCGCCATCGACGAGGCCCAGACGGTTTCCGCAGCGCAGCTCGAAGCATTGCATCAGCGGTTTTGCCAACCGACCGATGCGAAGCTCAGCACGCAAATCAGCAGCAAACTAGAAGAGGAACTTCAAGAACTAGTCAACGCCATCGAGCGTCAGATGCATGCCGGAGAACAACTCGGCGATTCCATCGATCATGCTAATCGCGATTTGACGGCAGCGAATGTTACGCCCGAGAAAATCAAAGCCTGTGTCGCGAAAATCATCGCCAGCAATGCCACGATGCAGTCTCAATTGGATTCGATGCAGGTTCAATTGAAACAGTCGCAAGGGCAAATCAGTCAGTTGCAAGAGGAGCTCATCGCGTCTCGGCGGTCGACGATGACCGACGCGTTAACCGGCGTGGGCAATCGTCGGTGTTTTGACGCGTTGATGGAAACCGCGATCCGCAACCGCCGTACGGATACCGCGGGAGACGCCGTGTTGATGCTGGTCGACCTCGACGGATTTAAATACGTCAATGACCATCTTGGGCATACCGTCGGCGACACGCTTTTGAAGTTCATTGCGGCAAAAATCCAATCAGCGATTGGGGATGCCACGGTAACACGCTACGGTGGCGACGAGTTTGGTGTGTTCCTGCGTGTCGCCTCGGCAGACGAAGCGTTGCAATTCGCGGAAACGATACGCAATTCGCTGGCAAACCACCGTTTCAAACATCAAGCCAGCGGACAATCGTTGCCTCAGGTCACGGCCTCGATCGGCGTCGCCATCCTGCGAAGTGATGACACACAGAAGAGCTGGTTTGACCGCGCCGACAAACTGCTTTACTGCGCCAAAGAAAATGGCCGCAATTGCATTCGCGCCGAGCGTCAACTGCACCGTGTTCCGTTGGCAAAGCACGATGCGTAA
- a CDS encoding PAS domain S-box protein gives MIGAICVLFLLVTQADAADTTLRTDTSGSLASCCSGGDCSTVAIAAGSEREFHAEGLATFFSKLVDTRDFPARWYCGTWSLDVGWLHIISDIAIFAAYFAIPLVLMGFVLHRRDLPFPRVIWLFAAFILSCGITHLIEAGLFWWPVYRLSGVMKACSAIISWATVVMLIRVTPAALKIPSAALLSKQLQEGKERLNLALEAGHVGVWEWDLNTDTFIWDSTTREILGIDADVEIDFDLFAAAVHPDDRDRVTQLVNNSLRSGCRYDTQYRVVHQDGTLHYVRAKGNVIYGTNAKPERFLGVCLDFTQQQLQEDAVWESQNNFQSTFEQVAMGIAHVSPIGKWLRVNKGLRDILGYSEEELLQSTFQDLTHPDDLNADMDNVQFLLDGRIESYSMEKRYIRKDGSLVWGKLTVSLVRDVIGNPKHFIAVIEDIQQRKDAEAKLREYTSQIRKLSLVASKTKHSVVICDAQGRIEWTNDAFTQLTGYTLDEAIGGYPTRLLQGPDTDPETINAINEAVQRGESIAVEILNYSKSGDEYWIDLKIDPVFDEQGELTQFIGTQVNITERKNAEIAMRQQQKRFQRFLQSDIVGIAIVRLSGEVVQANDEMLRIVGYTRGELDNQLVNWRAMTPDEYYARDEQAMTELLASGAVKPYEKELIRLDGSRVPIVIGATHLDDEDDLTLCFVLDATSQKETKAKLQSAKRVAEKANLAKSEFLAAMSHELRTPLNGVIGMTELLAETGLDARQQRFVNACQTSGKALMTLINDILDFSKIEAGHLELDQHRFDLLELLDDVMTSMPVRLEGKQIELLYHLDHPATLTLVGDSHRLRQVLFNLIGNAIKFTDRGEVTLLAEPQRLTESEATIRFSITDTGIGIPQDRINRLFQAFSQMDSSTSRQYGGTGLGLSISKGLVDLMGGSIGVQSEEGVGSRFWFTLTFKRLHVVKSRERIAAERVSNEQVHDLKVLVVEDNDECRRTLHSMLQGWKIKVQCVRNAEDAVQRLKQARAKGSPFDIALINKTLPGQDGIELGRRLREDFAFDDLLLFLMAPMDADFPPSNLVFDRFLTKPIGQSLLLDTIVDSCCRKRQDVVPETLAETLEQVQLQSDVRILVAEDNPTNQLYAAEILLREGWQCDIANNGREAVEAVGKSNYDLILMDCQMPEVDGYEATRQIRKQESDGRLAGHRTIVALTANAIKGDRELCLDAGMDEYLSKPFDPSQLVAMIRALLEGESVSFVNAAAEASPSADENQSDLPPIDFDSLYDRCMGDVSFATSLLDSFAEDGRDRMNQIIRLTDQGDVLAASKVAHSLKGIAGIVAAQEVQFISARIESAGKAGEIEVMHQLVGDLKNVVDECLSYVPIMKKRTQRWLKHEPV, from the coding sequence GTGATCGGAGCGATCTGCGTTCTGTTTTTGCTTGTCACGCAAGCGGATGCCGCGGACACCACCTTGCGTACGGATACCTCTGGTTCACTCGCGAGTTGCTGCAGCGGTGGTGATTGTTCGACGGTCGCTATCGCTGCAGGCAGCGAGCGTGAATTCCACGCCGAAGGGTTGGCGACGTTTTTCTCGAAATTGGTTGACACCCGCGATTTTCCAGCACGTTGGTACTGCGGCACATGGTCGTTGGATGTGGGTTGGTTGCACATCATTTCAGACATTGCGATTTTTGCCGCCTACTTCGCCATCCCTCTCGTGTTGATGGGGTTCGTGCTGCATCGCCGCGACTTGCCATTTCCGCGGGTGATTTGGTTGTTCGCCGCGTTCATCCTGTCGTGTGGAATCACGCATCTGATCGAGGCAGGCTTGTTTTGGTGGCCGGTGTATCGGTTGTCCGGGGTGATGAAGGCGTGTTCCGCAATCATTTCTTGGGCAACGGTCGTCATGCTGATTCGCGTCACGCCGGCGGCACTGAAGATTCCCTCGGCAGCGCTGCTTTCGAAGCAGTTGCAAGAGGGCAAAGAGCGGCTCAACTTGGCCTTGGAAGCTGGCCATGTCGGCGTTTGGGAATGGGATCTCAATACCGACACCTTCATTTGGGACAGTACCACTCGCGAGATCCTAGGGATCGATGCCGATGTTGAAATCGACTTCGATCTGTTTGCAGCGGCGGTTCACCCGGACGATCGTGACCGGGTCACGCAGCTCGTCAACAATAGTCTGCGCAGCGGATGTCGTTATGACACCCAGTACCGAGTGGTGCACCAAGACGGAACCCTTCACTACGTTCGAGCCAAGGGCAACGTCATCTATGGCACCAACGCGAAGCCCGAACGATTTCTCGGTGTCTGTCTGGACTTCACACAGCAACAGCTTCAGGAGGACGCGGTGTGGGAGAGTCAGAACAATTTTCAGAGCACGTTCGAGCAGGTCGCGATGGGCATCGCCCACGTCTCTCCGATCGGTAAATGGTTGCGAGTCAACAAAGGGCTTCGTGACATCCTGGGCTACAGCGAAGAGGAATTGCTGCAGTCGACGTTCCAAGATCTGACGCACCCGGATGATCTAAATGCGGATATGGATAACGTGCAGTTTTTGCTCGATGGACGCATCGAGTCCTATTCGATGGAGAAACGCTATATTCGAAAAGACGGAAGCTTGGTTTGGGGAAAGCTGACAGTTTCGCTGGTGCGTGACGTGATCGGCAACCCTAAGCACTTTATCGCCGTCATCGAAGATATCCAACAACGCAAAGACGCCGAAGCAAAACTTCGTGAATACACGTCGCAAATTCGCAAACTCTCGCTTGTGGCAAGCAAGACCAAACATTCGGTTGTGATTTGTGACGCACAGGGGCGGATCGAATGGACAAACGATGCGTTCACGCAGTTGACCGGTTACACGTTGGATGAGGCGATTGGGGGCTACCCAACTCGTTTGTTGCAGGGCCCCGATACGGATCCAGAAACGATAAACGCGATCAACGAAGCCGTGCAACGTGGCGAGAGCATTGCGGTCGAGATCCTCAACTACAGCAAATCAGGTGATGAGTATTGGATTGATTTGAAGATCGATCCGGTTTTTGATGAACAAGGTGAATTGACGCAGTTCATCGGCACGCAAGTCAACATTACCGAGCGTAAGAACGCCGAAATCGCGATGCGACAACAGCAAAAACGCTTTCAGCGGTTCTTGCAATCCGACATTGTCGGTATTGCCATCGTTCGTTTAAGTGGCGAGGTGGTTCAAGCCAACGACGAAATGCTTCGCATCGTTGGATATACTCGCGGGGAACTCGACAACCAACTCGTCAATTGGCGAGCAATGACCCCCGACGAATATTACGCTCGTGACGAACAGGCGATGACGGAATTGTTAGCCTCGGGCGCGGTCAAACCCTACGAAAAAGAACTTATTCGTCTCGATGGATCGCGGGTGCCCATTGTGATCGGCGCCACCCATCTTGATGACGAAGACGATCTGACACTCTGCTTTGTATTGGATGCAACGTCGCAGAAAGAAACCAAAGCAAAATTGCAGTCCGCAAAACGTGTGGCCGAAAAAGCGAATTTGGCCAAGAGTGAATTTCTTGCTGCGATGAGTCACGAGCTACGCACGCCGCTCAACGGAGTGATTGGAATGACGGAATTGCTGGCGGAAACGGGACTCGATGCGCGGCAACAACGATTTGTTAACGCTTGTCAAACAAGTGGCAAGGCATTGATGACGCTGATCAATGACATTCTCGACTTTTCGAAAATCGAAGCAGGTCATCTCGAACTGGACCAGCATCGTTTCGATTTGCTGGAGTTGCTCGATGATGTGATGACGTCGATGCCCGTTCGTTTGGAGGGCAAACAGATCGAGTTGCTTTACCATCTAGACCACCCTGCGACGTTGACCTTGGTTGGTGACAGCCACCGACTACGCCAAGTGTTGTTTAATCTGATCGGAAACGCGATCAAATTCACCGATCGAGGCGAAGTCACGCTACTGGCCGAACCGCAACGGTTGACCGAGAGCGAGGCGACGATCCGGTTTTCGATTACCGATACCGGCATCGGGATCCCGCAAGATCGAATCAACCGGTTGTTCCAAGCGTTCTCACAAATGGACAGCTCAACCAGTCGCCAATATGGCGGCACGGGGCTGGGACTATCGATCAGCAAAGGGCTTGTCGATCTGATGGGCGGAAGTATCGGGGTCCAGAGCGAGGAAGGAGTGGGGTCGCGTTTTTGGTTTACGTTGACGTTCAAACGGTTGCACGTTGTTAAATCCCGCGAGCGGATTGCAGCCGAACGGGTCAGCAACGAACAAGTTCATGATTTGAAAGTGCTGGTGGTCGAAGACAACGACGAATGCCGGCGAACGCTTCACAGTATGCTGCAAGGTTGGAAAATCAAGGTTCAGTGCGTTCGAAACGCCGAGGACGCCGTGCAGCGGTTAAAACAAGCTCGTGCAAAAGGATCACCCTTTGACATCGCCTTGATCAACAAGACGTTGCCGGGCCAGGATGGGATCGAATTGGGACGCCGATTGCGCGAGGATTTTGCCTTTGATGATCTGCTGCTGTTCTTGATGGCTCCGATGGACGCCGATTTTCCTCCGTCCAATCTCGTGTTCGATCGGTTTCTGACCAAGCCGATCGGTCAATCGCTGCTGTTGGATACGATTGTCGATTCCTGCTGCAGAAAGCGACAAGACGTAGTGCCAGAGACGTTAGCGGAGACATTGGAACAGGTCCAACTGCAAAGCGATGTGCGGATCTTGGTGGCCGAAGACAACCCCACAAACCAACTTTATGCCGCAGAAATTTTGCTGCGAGAAGGATGGCAGTGCGATATCGCCAACAATGGACGCGAAGCAGTCGAGGCGGTTGGGAAATCAAACTATGATTTGATTCTGATGGATTGCCAAATGCCCGAGGTCGATGGCTATGAGGCCACACGCCAAATACGAAAACAGGAATCCGATGGCCGGCTGGCGGGGCATCGAACGATTGTCGCGCTGACGGCCAACGCGATCAAAGGAGATCGTGAGCTGTGCTTGGACGCGGGGATGGATGAGTATTTGTCCAAGCCGTTCGATCCCAGCCAGCTTGTGGCCATGATTCGAGCTTTGCTAGAGGGAGAGTCGGTCTCGTTCGTGAACGCCGCTGCTGAAGCGTCGCCGTCGGCCGACGAGAACCAATCGGATCTTCCGCCGATCGATTTTGATTCACTCTATGATCGCTGTATGGGCGATGTCAGCTTTGCTACGTCGCTGCTTGATTCGTTTGCCGAAGACGGACGCGATCGAATGAATCAGATCATCCGATTGACCGACCAGGGGGATGTGTTGGCTGCTTCCAAGGTGGCTCACTCGCTAAAGGGGATCGCTGGCATTGTTGCGGCGCAGGAGGTCCAGTTCATCTCTGCCCGCATCGAATCGGCGGGCAAGGCGGGCGAAATCGAGGTGATGCATCAATTGGTGGGCGATCTGAAGAACGTCGTGGACGAATGCCTCAGCTACGTCCCGATCATGAAAAAACGCACCCAGCGGTGGCTGAAACACGAACCGGTTTGA
- a CDS encoding HDOD domain-containing protein: MSEQKPKRLAIVVDDEAIARKMLMFALQHEGFQCDQASDGHEAMQKITSGDYQLVVTDLAMPHKNGHALAVELLKLEKRPTIAIHTSVVEPRIVKDLMNRGVDDIVYKPTHYAAFAAKMVALVERRNRSGTTDMMVATDEASSGTLAGLAGAADEGERNRMSRRQAKTVKPLTARSVNTLGGESLPFSDGVIEACRLACNPNSEVHDISAAIRREPGLSAELTRLGNSSFYNRSGSNLRLEEVVVRIGRRHVGELALALNASSSIREMAVTSMNVPLAWQRSLAARAAAKILISLRKNSSSNAGILLSAAMHSLGRLVLAKAFPDDMATMIQHANDSGEALTVLEQRALSATQSEMLARLLNKCQIPKDIIGPLQYIDKSYRQLEDLDPADREDAELVKVAVLIGWLAVGHWEPWDLVEIPPVSVLRQHGCRPVSELVKRTREALLEMMAEFGDSGGLCESSSDQTPCLYHCVGERDWDILQWMLPAVGFTPAETDSQENAAMVINAMDVTRRQFAKHPAAREPRRGVMLVRSGQAVRPSAHRAVHTFPCSVASLAKAISANRFVQNEPSLEPVGHTRGAAADVTASDFTASDVTAAGDAAPVPNA, translated from the coding sequence GTGAGTGAGCAAAAGCCGAAGCGGTTGGCCATTGTCGTTGATGACGAAGCGATCGCTCGAAAAATGTTGATGTTTGCTCTTCAGCATGAAGGTTTTCAGTGTGATCAGGCAAGCGATGGGCACGAGGCGATGCAAAAGATCACATCCGGCGACTACCAATTGGTTGTCACGGACTTGGCGATGCCGCACAAAAATGGACACGCACTCGCCGTTGAATTGTTGAAACTCGAAAAGCGTCCGACCATTGCCATTCACACATCGGTGGTCGAGCCGCGGATTGTCAAAGATTTGATGAATCGCGGGGTGGATGACATCGTCTACAAACCGACCCACTACGCTGCCTTCGCTGCCAAAATGGTGGCTCTGGTCGAGCGACGAAATCGCAGCGGGACGACCGACATGATGGTCGCAACGGATGAAGCGTCCAGCGGGACCCTCGCAGGTTTGGCCGGCGCGGCAGACGAAGGTGAGCGGAATCGCATGTCTCGGCGACAAGCGAAGACCGTCAAGCCGCTGACCGCACGTTCGGTCAATACGCTGGGCGGCGAATCGCTGCCATTTTCCGACGGTGTGATCGAAGCATGCCGACTGGCCTGTAATCCCAATTCCGAAGTCCATGACATCAGTGCTGCGATTCGCCGCGAGCCCGGTTTGAGCGCGGAGCTGACTCGTTTGGGGAATAGCAGTTTTTATAATCGGTCGGGATCCAATCTGCGATTGGAAGAGGTGGTCGTGCGAATAGGACGACGCCATGTCGGTGAGTTGGCGTTAGCGTTGAACGCGAGTTCATCGATACGTGAGATGGCGGTGACCTCGATGAATGTCCCGCTGGCGTGGCAACGCAGCCTAGCGGCCCGCGCCGCAGCAAAGATTCTGATTTCGCTGCGAAAAAACTCCAGTTCAAACGCAGGGATCTTGCTCAGTGCTGCGATGCACTCGCTCGGGCGACTTGTGCTCGCCAAGGCGTTTCCCGATGATATGGCGACGATGATCCAACACGCCAACGACTCGGGTGAGGCTTTGACGGTGCTGGAACAGCGGGCATTGTCAGCGACTCAGTCCGAGATGCTCGCCCGCTTGTTGAACAAGTGTCAAATTCCCAAAGACATCATCGGGCCGCTCCAATACATCGATAAATCGTATCGGCAACTCGAGGACCTCGATCCTGCGGATCGTGAAGACGCCGAGTTGGTCAAAGTCGCCGTTTTGATTGGATGGCTTGCCGTCGGTCATTGGGAACCATGGGATCTGGTTGAGATTCCGCCAGTAAGTGTTCTGCGTCAACATGGTTGCCGCCCCGTCTCGGAGCTCGTCAAACGAACCCGCGAAGCACTGCTCGAGATGATGGCCGAGTTTGGCGATTCCGGTGGTCTGTGCGAATCATCATCGGATCAAACACCCTGTCTCTATCACTGTGTGGGAGAACGTGATTGGGATATCCTTCAGTGGATGTTACCAGCGGTTGGGTTCACGCCCGCGGAGACCGATTCGCAAGAAAACGCAGCGATGGTGATCAACGCGATGGATGTCACGCGGCGCCAATTCGCCAAACATCCCGCTGCACGCGAGCCTCGGCGTGGGGTGATGTTGGTACGCAGCGGCCAAGCGGTTCGCCCGTCGGCCCATCGCGCGGTTCACACGTTTCCCTGCAGCGTTGCAAGTCTCGCAAAGGCAATTTCAGCGAATCGGTTCGTCCAAAATGAACCCTCGCTTGAACCCGTGGGTCACACCCGCGGCGCTGCGGCCGATGTCACTGCAAGCGATTTCACTGCGAGCGATGTCACTGCGGCAGGCGACGCGGCACCCGTGCCAAACGCTTGA